Proteins encoded together in one Deinococcus irradiatisoli window:
- a CDS encoding zinc ribbon domain-containing protein, protein MSETGQLDHLYRVQGLDLELDRLRAEEDQISDDLRAARSEQGKINNQLEDTEIELEKVERQVRQLELDLASSREQVSRNKAEQDRNATNAKLQSQYESVILQLSERVSDYEEALEPLYAQQAGLRERASTLRAEHKALRPTLGSLEDADEVRVQGLRAQGEGMRAERAELVGRTEPRLVKEYELIRKGKKGIGIVSYTAGRCQGCNVQLPVNIQQRAASGKLPPVKCPSCGRILYKG, encoded by the coding sequence ATGAGCGAGACTGGACAACTGGACCACCTTTACCGTGTGCAGGGCCTAGATCTGGAACTTGACCGCCTGCGCGCCGAGGAAGACCAGATCTCAGACGACCTGCGCGCCGCACGCAGCGAACAGGGCAAGATCAACAACCAACTCGAAGACACCGAGATCGAACTCGAAAAAGTCGAGCGGCAGGTGCGGCAGCTCGAACTCGACCTCGCCAGCAGCCGCGAGCAGGTCAGCCGCAACAAGGCCGAGCAGGACCGCAACGCCACCAACGCCAAGTTGCAGTCGCAGTACGAGAGCGTCATCTTGCAGCTTTCCGAGCGCGTTTCGGACTACGAGGAGGCTTTAGAGCCGCTTTACGCCCAGCAGGCCGGGTTGCGCGAGCGGGCCAGCACCCTGCGCGCCGAGCACAAGGCCCTGCGCCCCACCCTGGGCAGCCTGGAAGACGCCGACGAAGTGCGGGTGCAGGGTCTGCGTGCCCAGGGCGAGGGCATGCGCGCCGAGCGGGCCGAACTCGTCGGGCGCACCGAGCCGCGTCTGGTCAAGGAATACGAGCTGATCCGCAAGGGCAAGAAAGGCATAGGCATCGTGTCGTACACCGCCGGGCGCTGTCAGGGCTGCAACGTGCAGCTTCCCGTCAACATCCAGCAGCGGGCCGCCAGCGGCAAGTTGCCGCCGGTCAAGTGCCCGTCGTGCGGGCGCATCCTGTACAAGGGCTGA
- the nth gene encoding endonuclease III, with protein MPAAPKSAALQPPPAPLLRRAGEVLAQLKTAYPGARTELEYRNPFELLIATVLSAQATDKSVNAATPALFAAYPDAAALGAASSEDVEPLIKSIGLYRTKAKNLVALSALLVERHGGEVPNDFEAVVALPGAGRKTANVVLSNAYGLAAIAVDTHVGRLARRLGFSVQTNPDKVERDLQALFPSEEWVFLHHALILHGRRVCTARAPLCPACTLSALCPKVGLDLVPPEAG; from the coding sequence ATGCCCGCCGCGCCGAAATCCGCTGCTCTCCAGCCGCCACCTGCCCCGCTTCTGCGCCGCGCCGGGGAGGTGCTGGCGCAGCTCAAAACCGCCTACCCCGGCGCGCGCACCGAGCTGGAGTACCGCAATCCGTTCGAACTGCTCATCGCCACGGTGCTCTCGGCCCAGGCCACCGACAAGAGCGTGAACGCCGCCACGCCAGCCCTCTTCGCCGCTTATCCCGACGCCGCCGCCCTTGGCGCGGCCAGCTCCGAGGACGTGGAGCCGCTGATCAAGAGCATCGGGCTCTACCGCACCAAGGCGAAGAATCTGGTGGCCCTCTCGGCGCTGCTCGTCGAGCGCCACGGCGGCGAGGTGCCCAACGACTTCGAGGCGGTGGTGGCGCTGCCCGGCGCCGGACGCAAGACCGCCAACGTGGTGCTGAGCAATGCCTACGGCCTGGCGGCCATTGCGGTGGACACCCATGTGGGGCGGCTCGCGCGGCGACTGGGATTCAGTGTGCAGACCAACCCCGACAAAGTCGAACGCGACTTGCAGGCCCTCTTTCCCAGCGAGGAGTGGGTCTTTTTACACCACGCCCTGATCCTGCATGGGCGGCGGGTCTGCACCGCGCGCGCGCCACTGTGTCCGGCCTGCACGCTCTCGGCGCTGTGTCCGAAAGTGGGTCTGGACCTTGTTCCCCCCGAAGCGGGGTAG
- a CDS encoding ribonuclease domain-containing protein, with translation MNGLFGAASGGKRWPGAGLLLLAGLVACSPSGDVRATSSSISVANAPAPAASPVQPGEQITRRDLPPEARRVLTLIERGGPFPYRKDGVVFGNREGLLPKVPGRVYHEYTVPTPGEADRGARRIVCAGPLNSAAGCYYTADHYTSFKRIAP, from the coding sequence GTGAACGGTCTGTTCGGCGCGGCCTCCGGCGGGAAGCGCTGGCCCGGCGCGGGCTTGCTGCTGCTTGCCGGCCTGGTGGCCTGCTCACCCTCCGGCGACGTGCGGGCCACCTCCAGTTCCATATCGGTGGCTAACGCGCCGGCCCCGGCCGCTTCGCCGGTTCAGCCGGGCGAGCAGATCACCCGGCGCGACCTGCCCCCGGAAGCCCGGCGGGTGCTCACCCTGATCGAACGCGGCGGCCCCTTTCCCTACCGCAAGGACGGCGTGGTGTTCGGCAACCGCGAGGGCCTCCTGCCGAAGGTGCCGGGTCGGGTGTATCACGAATACACCGTGCCCACCCCGGGCGAGGCCGACCGGGGCGCGCGGCGCATCGTCTGCGCCGGGCCGCTCAATTCCGCCGCCGGGTGTTACTACACCGCCGACCACTACACCTCTTTCAAACGGATTGCGCCGTGA
- a CDS encoding heme-dependent oxidative N-demethylase subunit alpha family protein, with translation MLPAEPPTVYHPYQHGPLRLGKYSVSAGLYRLGQQPIHPAGGVLETHLLAFDRLYPQYLARKVAARACLQRHYVQAALFSPLRTAALTRLAAALAQDSGGAIRWDGQTLVNAWLGWTLRLDLERGAVLDLRRDPAPLADLVGSVEPLDAFDALAVQAQEDFSVWARAEGGSEYQALIHASYPQHWQPLEKIGRPFAEVHAPVAGIEALSASVPKLFPTILARGPFVRFGWGVNAPQRLDHHPALGPGARGWHLWVERQTLSGFEAEGGALFTIRPYAYPLEQVLDAEQAAALADALRSMTPQQAAYKGLGEQRPLLLAELDAWAERREAVRP, from the coding sequence GTGTTGCCCGCCGAGCCGCCCACCGTTTACCACCCCTACCAGCACGGGCCGCTGCGGCTGGGCAAGTACAGCGTCAGCGCCGGACTCTACCGGCTGGGCCAGCAGCCGATTCACCCGGCGGGCGGCGTGCTGGAAACCCACCTGCTGGCCTTCGACCGGCTCTACCCGCAGTATCTGGCCCGCAAGGTGGCGGCCCGCGCGTGCTTGCAGCGTCACTACGTGCAGGCGGCCCTTTTCTCGCCGCTGCGAACGGCGGCGCTGACCCGGCTGGCAGCAGCATTGGCGCAGGATTCCGGCGGAGCGATCCGCTGGGACGGCCAGACGCTGGTGAACGCCTGGCTGGGCTGGACGCTGCGCCTCGATCTGGAGCGCGGCGCGGTGCTCGACCTGCGCCGGGACCCGGCCCCGCTGGCCGACCTGGTCGGGTCGGTGGAGCCGCTCGACGCCTTCGACGCGCTGGCGGTGCAGGCGCAGGAAGATTTCAGCGTCTGGGCCAGGGCCGAAGGCGGCAGCGAGTACCAGGCGCTGATTCACGCCTCGTATCCGCAGCACTGGCAGCCGCTGGAGAAGATCGGGCGCCCGTTTGCCGAGGTTCACGCGCCGGTGGCGGGCATCGAGGCGCTGAGCGCCAGCGTGCCGAAACTCTTTCCCACCATTCTGGCGCGCGGTCCGTTCGTGCGCTTCGGCTGGGGCGTGAACGCGCCGCAGCGGCTCGACCACCACCCGGCCCTCGGCCCTGGAGCGCGGGGCTGGCACCTGTGGGTGGAGCGCCAGACGCTCAGCGGCTTTGAGGCGGAGGGCGGGGCGCTTTTTACCATCCGGCCCTACGCCTACCCGCTGGAGCAGGTGCTCGACGCCGAGCAGGCCGCCGCCCTGGCCGACGCGCTGCGCTCGATGACGCCGCAGCAGGCAGCCTACAAGGGGCTGGGAGAGCAGCGGCCGCTCCTGCTGGCCGAGCTGGACGCCTGGGCCGAGCGGCGAGAGGCGGTGCGCCCGTGA
- a CDS encoding barstar family protein, protein MNLFDHPPEGIQLAPAEPRLAAAGAQVRLREVDLGRVRDKADLMLAFANDLSLGAAFGRNWDALYDVLSDPDQAPGRLALVLCDFPTFERQQPRLAAELRRVLVGAQQELASTGKSLWLLSDLPDSVG, encoded by the coding sequence ATGAATCTCTTCGACCACCCGCCCGAGGGCATTCAGCTGGCGCCGGCCGAGCCGCGTCTGGCGGCGGCTGGGGCGCAGGTGCGGCTGCGCGAGGTCGATCTGGGCCGGGTGCGCGACAAGGCCGATCTGATGCTGGCCTTCGCCAACGATCTGAGCCTGGGCGCCGCGTTCGGCCGCAACTGGGACGCCCTCTACGATGTGCTGAGCGACCCGGACCAGGCCCCCGGGCGCCTGGCGCTGGTGCTGTGCGACTTTCCCACCTTCGAGCGTCAGCAGCCCCGGCTCGCCGCCGAACTCCGGCGGGTGCTGGTGGGCGCGCAGCAGGAACTTGCGTCCACCGGCAAGTCGCTGTGGCTGCTCTCGGATCTGCCCGACAGTGTCGGCTGA
- the polA gene encoding DNA polymerase I: MTPAPDTAVLIDGHALAFRSYFALPPLTSKSGEPTHAILGFMRQLTRLMKQKSNQVIVVFDPPVKTFRHEQYDDYKAGRAQTPADLPAQINRIRAIVDAMGLPRLEVNGYEADDVIATLAKKAEAHGMSAVIVTSDRDSYQLLTEKVKVLTSDFKLLGPADVLAKYGVSVEQWVDYRSLTGDASDNIPGAKGIGPKTAAKLLQEHGSLDEVIARAQDGTLEPKGAREKILSSLENVYKSRDLSCMVIDLPLDIDMATHAGPGDPAALEALLGELDLGSVRRDIEALRGGSGAGAEAPEPEPQSLAREVPQAEWRTPAEGVMWGYVLSREDDLTATLLQAAAYDGSAVRSAPTEAPEGEGLFEEAKKERPGSVNEAEFVGQREVRAAGAKALATHLQVRGMNVEPGDDPLLLAYLLDPANTAMPAVAQRYLNAPWPADAAQRAALSAQLWELLLPQLDERRLELYHDIEKPLAKVLARMEVRGVKLDSAYLRGLSEAMAARIQTLEAEIHTHAGRVFSVSSRDQLEAVLYDELQLSSGRKTKLTGKRSTAVAALEPLRHEHPIIPALLEYRELSKLRGTYLDPMPNLVNPRTGRLHTTFAQTIAATGRLSSLNPNLQNIPIRSATGREIRKGFIADEGFTLLSADYSQIELRLLADISGDLLMQEAFQTGADIHRRTASQVLGVDEQHVSIEQRRAAKTVNFGVLYGMSAHRLSRDLGIPYAEASGFIERYFETYPGIRGYIDRTLAFGREHGYVETLYGRRRYVPELTSSNRNVREAGERLAYNMPIQGTAADIIKIAMIRLDQPLMDLGARMLLQVHDELLVEAPTKKADEVAELVKATMMGAATLSVPLNVEVGRGPNWFDTK, translated from the coding sequence ATGACGCCCGCACCCGACACCGCCGTCCTGATTGACGGGCACGCGCTCGCCTTCCGCTCCTACTTCGCGCTGCCGCCGCTGACCAGCAAGAGCGGCGAGCCGACCCACGCCATTCTCGGCTTCATGCGTCAGCTGACCCGCCTGATGAAGCAGAAGAGCAACCAGGTGATCGTGGTGTTCGATCCGCCGGTCAAGACGTTCCGGCACGAGCAGTACGACGATTACAAGGCCGGCCGCGCCCAGACGCCCGCCGACCTGCCGGCCCAGATCAACCGCATCCGCGCCATCGTGGACGCGATGGGCCTGCCGCGGCTGGAGGTCAACGGTTACGAGGCCGACGACGTGATCGCCACCCTCGCCAAGAAAGCCGAGGCGCACGGCATGAGCGCGGTGATCGTGACTTCCGACCGCGACAGCTACCAGCTCCTGACCGAGAAGGTCAAGGTGCTGACCAGCGACTTCAAGCTGCTCGGCCCGGCGGACGTGCTGGCAAAATACGGCGTCAGCGTGGAGCAGTGGGTCGATTACCGTTCGCTGACCGGCGACGCCAGCGACAATATCCCCGGCGCCAAGGGCATCGGGCCCAAGACAGCGGCCAAGCTGCTTCAGGAACACGGCAGCCTCGACGAGGTGATCGCCCGCGCCCAGGACGGCACGCTGGAACCCAAGGGGGCCCGCGAGAAGATTCTGTCGAGCCTCGAGAACGTCTACAAGAGCCGCGATCTGTCGTGCATGGTCATAGACCTGCCGCTCGACATTGACATGGCGACCCACGCCGGCCCCGGCGACCCGGCGGCCCTGGAAGCGCTGCTCGGCGAACTCGATCTGGGCAGCGTGCGGCGCGACATCGAAGCGCTGCGCGGCGGCAGTGGCGCCGGGGCAGAGGCCCCCGAGCCTGAGCCGCAGAGCCTGGCCCGCGAAGTGCCGCAGGCCGAGTGGCGCACCCCCGCCGAGGGCGTGATGTGGGGCTACGTGCTCTCGCGCGAAGACGACCTGACCGCCACGCTGCTGCAGGCCGCCGCCTACGACGGCTCGGCGGTTCGCAGCGCGCCCACCGAGGCGCCTGAGGGCGAGGGGCTGTTCGAGGAAGCCAAAAAGGAGCGGCCGGGCAGCGTCAATGAGGCCGAGTTCGTGGGCCAGCGTGAGGTGCGGGCCGCCGGGGCCAAGGCGCTGGCGACCCACCTGCAGGTGCGCGGCATGAATGTCGAGCCCGGCGATGACCCGCTGTTGCTGGCCTACCTGCTCGATCCGGCCAACACCGCCATGCCGGCGGTGGCCCAGCGCTACCTGAACGCGCCCTGGCCGGCCGACGCCGCCCAGCGGGCCGCGCTGAGCGCCCAGCTGTGGGAGCTGCTGTTGCCGCAACTCGACGAGCGCCGCCTGGAGCTCTACCACGACATCGAAAAGCCGCTCGCCAAGGTGCTGGCCCGCATGGAAGTGCGCGGCGTCAAGCTCGACAGCGCGTACCTGCGCGGACTGAGCGAGGCGATGGCGGCGCGGATTCAGACCTTGGAAGCCGAGATCCATACCCACGCTGGGCGGGTGTTCTCGGTGAGCAGCCGCGACCAGCTCGAAGCGGTGCTCTACGACGAGTTGCAGCTCTCGTCGGGGCGCAAGACCAAGCTGACCGGCAAGCGCTCCACGGCGGTGGCGGCCCTAGAGCCGCTGCGCCACGAGCACCCGATCATTCCGGCGCTGCTGGAATACCGCGAACTCTCCAAGCTGCGCGGCACCTACCTCGATCCGATGCCGAACCTAGTCAATCCGCGCACTGGGCGGCTGCACACCACCTTCGCCCAGACCATCGCAGCGACGGGGCGTCTGAGCAGCCTCAACCCCAACCTCCAGAACATCCCGATCCGTTCGGCCACCGGGCGTGAGATTCGCAAGGGCTTTATCGCCGACGAAGGCTTCACGCTGCTGAGCGCCGACTACTCGCAGATCGAACTGCGCCTGCTGGCCGACATTTCCGGCGACCTGCTGATGCAGGAAGCGTTCCAGACCGGGGCCGACATTCACCGCCGCACCGCTTCGCAGGTGCTGGGCGTAGACGAGCAGCACGTCAGCATCGAGCAGCGCCGCGCCGCCAAGACGGTGAACTTCGGGGTGCTCTACGGCATGAGCGCCCACCGCCTCAGCCGCGATCTGGGCATTCCCTACGCCGAGGCCAGCGGCTTTATCGAGCGCTACTTCGAGACCTACCCCGGCATTCGCGGCTACATCGACCGCACCCTGGCCTTCGGGCGCGAGCACGGCTACGTCGAGACCCTCTACGGGCGGCGGCGCTACGTACCGGAACTGACCAGCAGCAACCGCAACGTGCGTGAGGCCGGCGAGCGCCTGGCCTACAACATGCCGATTCAGGGCACCGCCGCCGACATCATCAAGATCGCCATGATCCGGCTCGATCAGCCGCTGATGGATTTGGGCGCCCGGATGCTGTTGCAGGTCCACGACGAACTGCTGGTCGAAGCGCCGACCAAGAAGGCCGACGAGGTGGCTGAACTCGTCAAGGCCACCATGATGGGCGCGGCCACCCTCAGCGTGCCGCTGAACGTGGAAGTCGGACGCGGGCCGAACTGGTTCGACACCAAGTAA
- the secA gene encoding preprotein translocase subunit SecA produces MFRVLNKIFDNNQRDVARLIKTVVQPVNALEEETQKIDNLAEAFMGLRKRVIEGGESLDDVMVPAFAMIREASRRAIGKRHYDVQLIGGAALHQGRIAEMRTGEGKTLVATLALAFNALDGKGAHLVTVNDYLVRVGAEEMALLYRALGLTVGVIQRDMTPQQRQAAYACDITYVTNSELGFDYLRDNMAQSREQLVLRADTPLHFAIVDEVDSILVDEARTPLIISGAAEKATDQYYVMAKLVKRLTRGEPAEPGKRTEPTGDYTIDEKSKAVHLTEGGISKLERLLSIDDLYSPEQMDKAHMITQALRAKDLYQRDTDYIVNDQGEVVIIDEFTGRSMAGRRYGEGLHQAIEAKENVKIENENQTLATITYQNFFRLYTKFAGMTGTAKTEEKEFLDIYGSDVLVVPTNKPVIRSDADDLIYRTRQGKFVNVVNEVAQMHQTGRPILIGTVSIETSELLSRMLKEAGIPHNVLNAKYEAQEASIVAQAGRSNQVTIATNMAGRGTDIMLGGNAEFLLGEVIEQNFGMSRFATEAENFIKAISRQDAEALELGKAIPGVTEAFVRQAQQLRDDIEADRAKVQQLGGLHIIGTERHESRRIDNQLRGRAGRQGDPGSSRFFVSFEDELMRLFANDRVVGMMDRLGMDDNQPIEARMVTGAIEKAQARVEDRNFSTRKQLLEFDNVMSKQRETVYAQRREVLLGPDEDVEESIEGMIADFVEMKLAEFAPLDADHDTWDLEGLQAAMLDAIPQLEGFDFEAMKNQAPEQAHHNLLEATADAFDARKAEMGPELLNQLSRYVLLQVVDQHWKEHLHGMDVLRQGIGLRGYGQRDPFTEYKFEATNMFNEMVDSLKADVSKFIFRMQAG; encoded by the coding sequence ATGTTTCGTGTCCTCAACAAAATATTCGATAACAACCAGCGCGACGTTGCGCGCCTCATCAAGACGGTGGTGCAGCCCGTCAATGCCCTAGAGGAAGAAACCCAGAAGATCGACAACCTGGCCGAGGCGTTCATGGGCCTCAGGAAACGGGTCATCGAGGGCGGCGAGAGCCTCGACGACGTGATGGTGCCGGCCTTCGCCATGATCCGCGAAGCCAGCCGCCGCGCCATCGGCAAGCGCCACTACGACGTGCAGCTGATCGGCGGCGCCGCGCTGCACCAGGGCCGCATCGCCGAGATGCGCACCGGCGAGGGCAAGACGCTGGTGGCGACCCTGGCGCTGGCCTTCAACGCCCTGGACGGCAAGGGCGCCCACCTGGTGACGGTCAACGATTACCTGGTGCGGGTGGGGGCCGAAGAAATGGCCCTGCTCTACCGCGCCCTGGGCCTGACGGTGGGTGTCATTCAGCGCGACATGACGCCCCAGCAGCGTCAGGCCGCCTACGCCTGCGACATCACCTACGTCACCAACTCGGAACTCGGCTTCGACTACCTGCGCGACAACATGGCCCAGAGCCGCGAGCAGCTGGTGCTGCGCGCCGACACGCCGCTGCACTTTGCCATCGTGGACGAGGTCGACAGCATTCTGGTGGACGAAGCGCGCACCCCGCTGATCATCTCGGGCGCCGCCGAGAAGGCCACCGACCAGTACTACGTGATGGCCAAACTGGTCAAGCGCCTCACCCGCGGCGAACCCGCCGAGCCCGGCAAGCGCACCGAACCCACCGGCGACTACACCATCGACGAGAAGAGCAAGGCCGTGCACCTCACCGAGGGCGGCATCTCCAAACTCGAACGGCTGCTCTCGATCGACGATCTCTACAGCCCCGAGCAGATGGACAAAGCGCACATGATCACCCAGGCGCTGCGGGCCAAGGACCTCTACCAGCGCGACACCGATTACATCGTCAACGATCAGGGCGAAGTGGTGATCATCGACGAATTCACCGGGCGCAGCATGGCGGGCCGGCGCTACGGCGAAGGGCTGCACCAGGCGATCGAGGCCAAGGAAAACGTCAAGATCGAAAACGAGAACCAGACGCTGGCGACCATCACCTACCAGAACTTCTTTCGCCTCTACACCAAGTTCGCCGGCATGACCGGTACCGCCAAGACCGAGGAAAAGGAATTCCTCGACATCTACGGCTCGGACGTGCTGGTGGTACCCACCAACAAGCCGGTGATCCGCAGCGACGCCGACGACCTGATCTACCGCACCCGCCAGGGCAAGTTCGTCAACGTGGTCAACGAGGTCGCGCAGATGCACCAGACCGGGCGCCCGATTCTGATCGGCACGGTGAGCATCGAGACCTCCGAACTGCTCTCGCGGATGCTCAAGGAAGCCGGGATTCCGCACAACGTGCTCAACGCCAAGTACGAAGCGCAGGAAGCCAGCATCGTGGCGCAGGCCGGGCGCAGCAACCAGGTGACCATCGCCACCAACATGGCCGGGCGCGGTACCGACATCATGCTGGGCGGCAACGCCGAATTCCTGCTCGGCGAGGTGATCGAGCAGAACTTCGGCATGAGCCGCTTCGCGACGGAAGCCGAGAACTTCATCAAGGCGATCAGCCGCCAGGACGCCGAGGCGCTCGAACTCGGCAAGGCGATTCCCGGCGTCACCGAGGCGTTCGTCCGGCAGGCCCAGCAGCTGCGCGACGACATCGAGGCCGACCGCGCCAAGGTGCAGCAGCTCGGCGGCCTGCACATCATCGGCACCGAGCGCCACGAATCGCGCCGCATCGACAACCAGTTGCGCGGGCGCGCCGGGCGCCAGGGCGACCCAGGATCGAGCCGCTTCTTCGTGTCGTTCGAGGACGAACTGATGCGCCTGTTCGCCAACGACCGGGTGGTCGGCATGATGGACCGCCTCGGCATGGACGACAACCAGCCGATCGAGGCCCGGATGGTGACCGGCGCCATCGAGAAGGCCCAGGCCCGCGTCGAGGACCGCAACTTCAGCACCCGCAAACAGCTGCTCGAATTCGACAACGTGATGAGCAAGCAGCGCGAAACGGTGTACGCCCAGCGCCGCGAGGTGCTGCTGGGGCCTGACGAGGACGTCGAGGAAAGCATCGAGGGCATGATCGCCGACTTCGTGGAAATGAAGCTGGCCGAGTTCGCGCCGCTCGACGCCGACCACGACACCTGGGACCTGGAAGGCTTGCAGGCCGCCATGCTCGACGCCATTCCGCAGCTGGAGGGCTTCGATTTCGAGGCGATGAAAAACCAGGCGCCCGAACAGGCCCACCACAACCTGCTCGAAGCCACCGCCGACGCCTTCGACGCCCGCAAGGCCGAGATGGGCCCTGAGCTGCTCAACCAGCTCTCGCGCTACGTGCTGCTGCAGGTCGTCGATCAGCACTGGAAGGAGCACCTGCACGGCATGGACGTGCTCAGGCAGGGCATCGGGCTGCGCGGTTACGGCCAGCGCGATCCGTTTACCGAGTACAAGTTCGAGGCCACCAACATGTTCAACGAGAT
- the tsaD gene encoding tRNA (adenosine(37)-N6)-threonylcarbamoyltransferase complex transferase subunit TsaD: MSAPDTLILGIDTSCDDTGVGLVALPAGGRAEVRANRIWSQVVHARYGGVMPELASREHVERIDAVMQDALAEAGAGVGDIGAVAATAGPGLVGALLVGLMYGKGLAQGLGVPFYAAHHLEGHIFAAASEAELEAPYLALVVSGGHTHLFDVAAAGEYRLIGATRDDAAGEAFDKIARLAGLGYPGGPAISEAARRGDPKGVAFKEPMLGQAGYDFSFSGLKTAALLAHRAGASGEDLAASFQAVAVKHLLKVTRRAAADLGRRTVVVSGGVAANAALREAFGASGLQAVFPSQGLNTDNGAMIALAGAAAMRAGRPPSRLDAGAAAYVPLANVDG; the protein is encoded by the coding sequence GTGAGCGCGCCTGACACCCTGATTCTCGGCATCGATACCTCCTGCGACGACACCGGCGTGGGCCTGGTGGCGCTGCCCGCCGGTGGCCGGGCCGAGGTTCGGGCCAACCGCATCTGGAGTCAGGTGGTGCATGCCCGCTACGGCGGGGTGATGCCGGAACTCGCCAGCCGCGAACACGTCGAGCGCATCGACGCGGTGATGCAAGACGCGCTGGCCGAGGCAGGCGCCGGGGTGGGGGACATCGGCGCGGTGGCGGCCACCGCCGGCCCCGGTCTGGTGGGCGCGCTGCTGGTGGGCTTGATGTACGGCAAGGGACTGGCGCAGGGCCTGGGCGTGCCGTTCTACGCCGCCCACCACCTGGAAGGCCACATCTTCGCGGCGGCCAGCGAGGCCGAGCTGGAGGCGCCGTACCTGGCGCTGGTGGTGTCGGGCGGCCACACCCACCTCTTCGACGTGGCCGCCGCCGGCGAGTACCGCTTGATCGGCGCCACCCGCGACGACGCGGCGGGCGAGGCCTTCGACAAGATCGCCCGGCTGGCCGGCCTGGGCTATCCCGGCGGCCCGGCCATCAGCGAGGCGGCCCGGCGCGGCGATCCCAAAGGGGTGGCCTTCAAGGAACCGATGCTGGGTCAGGCCGGGTACGACTTCAGCTTCAGCGGCCTGAAAACGGCGGCCTTGCTGGCGCACCGGGCCGGGGCCAGCGGGGAAGACCTGGCCGCCAGCTTTCAGGCGGTGGCGGTCAAGCACCTGCTCAAGGTGACGCGCCGGGCCGCCGCCGACCTGGGGCGGCGCACGGTGGTGGTGTCGGGGGGGGTGGCGGCCAACGCGGCGCTGCGTGAAGCGTTCGGCGCTTCCGGGTTGCAGGCGGTGTTTCCCAGCCAGGGCCTCAACACCGACAACGGCGCGATGATCGCGCTGGCCGGTGCGGCGGCGATGCGGGCCGGGCGGCCACCCAGCCGCCTCGACGCCGGCGCGGCGGCCTACGTGCCGCTGGCGAACGTGGACGGCTGA
- a CDS encoding undecaprenyl-diphosphate phosphatase: MDWLYSIILGIVEGLTEFLPVSSTGHLIVAGDLLRVPWQKNVIDTFEVVIQGGAILAVVVYYWRDLVQQARSIGSDKGVQRLWLGIVVACIPAVILGAAFGSKIKAALFNPGVVAWALIVGGVLMYLIELRPRPAVTHKLEAISLRQALTVGVVQVLALLWPGFSRSASSILGGMLTGLDRPTATKFSFYLGIPVLGGATLLDFVKHRHDLGTAGLTNVAIGFVVSFIVAYFVIGWLLRFVSSHNFKGFAVYRVIVGIIILILIATGVIQNVNRA, translated from the coding sequence ATGGATTGGCTCTACAGCATCATTCTCGGCATCGTGGAAGGGCTCACCGAATTCCTTCCCGTTTCTTCGACCGGCCACCTGATCGTGGCGGGTGACCTCCTGCGGGTGCCGTGGCAAAAAAACGTCATCGATACCTTCGAAGTGGTGATTCAGGGCGGGGCCATTCTGGCGGTGGTGGTGTACTACTGGCGCGACCTGGTGCAGCAGGCCCGCAGCATCGGCAGCGACAAGGGCGTGCAGCGGCTGTGGCTGGGCATCGTGGTGGCCTGCATTCCGGCGGTCATTCTCGGCGCCGCCTTCGGCAGCAAGATCAAGGCGGCGCTGTTTAACCCCGGCGTGGTCGCCTGGGCGCTGATCGTGGGCGGGGTACTGATGTACCTGATCGAACTGCGCCCGCGCCCGGCGGTGACGCACAAGCTCGAAGCCATCAGCCTCCGGCAGGCGCTCACCGTGGGCGTGGTGCAGGTGCTGGCGCTGCTCTGGCCCGGCTTCTCGCGCTCGGCCAGCAGCATCCTGGGCGGCATGCTCACCGGCCTGGACCGCCCCACCGCCACCAAGTTCAGCTTCTACCTGGGCATTCCGGTGCTGGGCGGCGCCACCCTGCTCGATTTCGTTAAGCACCGCCACGACCTCGGCACGGCGGGCCTGACCAACGTGGCGATCGGCTTTGTCGTCAGCTTCATCGTGGCGTACTTCGTGATCGGCTGGTTGCTGCGCTTTGTCAGCAGCCACAACTTCAAGGGCTTCGCGGTGTACCGCGTCATCGTGGGCATCATCATCCTGATCCTGATCGCCACCGGGGTCATTCAGAACGTCAACCGGGCCTGA